Proteins encoded in a region of the Tetrapisispora phaffii CBS 4417 chromosome 12, complete genome genome:
- the TPHA0L02150 gene encoding uncharacterized protein (similar to Saccharomyces cerevisiae MES1 (YGR264C); ancestral locus Anc_5.41), with product MSFQLSFDHNKHDTNLLKLANNLKLLLGVEYNNRDFEIEMDEDCQIPRLMSDTVCLYEPNAILRYLINDYHGIEDEEYERFVKKFDNLCHKEFGNKEDMQSELQMEVAADKYLQNLENNVTANDLILFADVYSIDPELVSKNVPNIPSRIEHCILEANRITRG from the coding sequence ATGTCGTTTCAATTATCATTTGATCATAATAAACATGACActaatcttttaaaattggCAAATAACCTAAAGCTTTTATTGGGGGTTGAATATAACAATAgagattttgaaatagAGATGGATGAAGACTGTCAAATACCAAGACTTATGAGTGACACGGTGTGTCTTTACGAACCAAACGCAATTTTAAGATACTTGATAAACGACTATCATGGCatagaagatgaagaatatGAGAGGTTTGTAAAAAagtttgataatttatGTCATAAAGAATTTGGTAATAAGGAAGATATGCAGTCTGAGTTACAGATGGAAGTTGCAGCAGATAAGTATTTGcaaaatttagaaaacaATGTAACAGCAAATGATTTGATCCTATTTGCAGATGTGTACTCAATAGACCCGGAACTAGTTTCCAAAAATGTTCCAAATATTCCAAGTAGGATTGAACATTGTATTTTAGAAGCTAACAGGATTACTAGAGGATGA